A segment of the Arachis hypogaea cultivar Tifrunner chromosome 5, arahy.Tifrunner.gnm2.J5K5, whole genome shotgun sequence genome:
gaaatgctttctcatattggaccaaattggggtctgggcggatatagtgacatgtaatcctcccaacactttgatttggaaatacatgtggtataatcagtgaccatacttcatctcttcccatgagcaattaaatcaaggaattgggcaattgttcaagcttagaaagATTgtattaccaaggaattgggattcaatcacttaagattgccaaggagatcaacgaatgcattgattgaggaagagatgagaatgaacttgatccggagaatgcaacatcttctaagcccaatgaatcccgatctctgatcttaccctttctctttactttctgccatttatttccatgttcatCTTCCCAATTccctatttaagattctgcactttattttctgctatttacttttccgctATTTAACTTCCTACAATTCTCAACTATATTCTGTCTAGCTCAACTAGcacactcttccaactaaagttgcttgaccaatcaatccctgtgggattcgacctcactcttttgtgagtttttacttgacgacaattcggtatacttgccgaagggaactttattgagagacaagttttcgtgcatcaaggaTTGAATTGGATATGTGGTTGTTGTGGTATATATGTATGATTATGGTAATTGTTGAGGATTATTGGTGCTAATGATGTACTATGATGTTGGTTAATGTTAGTTATTGTTTGGTGATAAATTGTTGGAATTGATGAGGATTTATAGtggttgttgatgttggttggttgATGATTCTTGATGAGTTGATTTTGTAAATATTGTTAAATAATGATATTGGGGTATGaggtatattgaattttgaatgaatgtatactGTTGATTTTTGGTACAAAGCATGAATGAGGTTGCTGATGAAGATTGATAGTGAAAGAATGATGATTGGTGAAGGTGTTCGTGAAAGATTGATTATAGTGTTTTATATTTAATGTTTGGATTGATGAGAGTTGAAGGGGCTGATAATTTGAGATATTAAGTGTTGGATGTGGTATAGTTGAATAATGATGGAAGTGGTGAGAAGTCATGTTGATGCTAATAAGGATAATGGAAATTTAGAAAATGTGAGCTAGGTTGGATCTAGAATTGTTGGATGATTTAGAAGGTTTTGTGAGTGAGAAAATGGTTGAGGTAGTGTTTGTACAAATTTTGGACTGTTTTGGTATGGTTGATATGTGATTGAATTGGTATTGGATTGAGATTTGGTTAAAATTGAGGTTATGTGGTTTTCGggtaaaagttgatttttgatGAACTTTATTTTATCATAACTTTTACTTCGATTTTCAAAATCTGATGAAACTTacctagaattaaagatctttgaaaagcCTTTAAATCGATATgaagtttgtgaaatttggaattttgtagaggaagttatgatcattcaaatttggtgttaaaaatctgaaattctgcaaagttgcagaatttaagGATTTCTGCGCACGCACaaccttgtgcgcatgcacaacccTGCGAAAATGTTATTCTGTGTggatgcacagacctgtgcgtacgcataggtaggGGAAAGGACTCTGGTAGCAGCGCTAGCAtaggttgtgtgtgcgcacatcAGTGAAGAATTACAACCCTGTacgcacgcacaagtcgggaagggaTGTCTGTTAGGGGCGCTCACACAGCTTATGCGAGTGAACAGAATTTATAAGTTTTAGTACCTGTctgtacgcacacccctgtgctcacgcacactttcaaaatcttcctgggtgtgcacacgcacacccctatgcggacgcacacaccttgtttcacaaatttaaactttattttcaactatttcaccttctcgacaaggttgtaagcttctataacaccattttaaaacTCTTTGACTTACTTTCGGGTACTAAAACATGGAAAAAGGTCCTAGGGGGTTTGATTTGAGATTTTTCTCCGAAATGCTAGTGAATGGAggttaggtttctggtgtattgtAAAGGAGTTAGTTAAAAGAGAAGGAAGAGTGGTGCGTATGATGATTGTTGATAATGATTTGGAAAATTGATGAACTAATGAGCCCGGAATGGAAGtaatgaattgatgatggttatgatgagtcgAAGACTCAAAGATGAATGATGGTTTTGTTGAATAatgagagtgtgccaggcactatatccttgggttaagtatGAGAATGTGCAGGGTATTATGTCCCTGAGATTGAATTATGATTGATAATcttttctgctgcaagagtgtgccaggcactatatccttgggttacgcATGCAAGTGTGCCCAGCACTATATCCGTGGATGAATAGCGTGTGCCCGGCATTATATCCGTGGATCAATAGAGTGTGCCCGACACTATATTCGTGGGTGCAGCAGAAAagcgacatccgaaaggatgtgtcgggttggcatttatggaccgacaagtgatatcactagccaataggataggcattcatcatatgcatcttttataTGCTTATTTGCTTTGATTACGTGAGTTTGCCTAACTGTATAATATGCTTATTCGCTAACTTGAACTACTTgctttatatgcttctacttgtgttttatttgtttgcattaattgtgattgtctggtgctgaggaggttaggtaggcggtggcgataggatcgcacggaggtaaggttggcgaaggctgtgggatacagcggtgtgattagtattagttagaatccccctaagtttagataaccctggtttatggtttaagttcttttatttattttgttctaagctttcATATCAGTATGTGAtatggagttctaggattgccttcagcgtcccggagccttacatcttacatcattgggcactgttaccatactgagaacctccggttctcattccatgctttgttgttatttttcagatgcaggtcgtaatctacttcggtgagattgcggatatggtgacagagcggagtatggttcttCCTtggtttaatttataatattttgttatagttactctcacatcttttggtgatttatctttatggccttagaggatTACTTGATAGATagcttgtataagctgttttaattctaaaactctgtatcttcctatttgtaactagtcggcttaaactccgcaagctgcgaCTAGTTCTCTATggttattatattcttatatttatatatgttttattctcttatacctataccttgtatcttatgctttagcttcgtgtgaatgtctcacgcttttgtaattctgtaattggagcttaatccttcatcaggcttctagattatactattcttcCAATATAtatagaattgtcgtaacctttgattaacctttgctttatggctagaggtaaagcttagggtaattggggtgttacatttagtggcatcagagcagtttgtcctcgtgagcctgagggatggaccgattatgcttcattgcatactctgtatgtcttttctttgatgttattaggttatctacttgatatttcatagcaaGCTTGTTTTTTAGTGCCTGTTTGGAGAAAATGtagcactaggcttttgatattaagactgatcaccttgatatcgattgtttggtgtagaaaGAAACCCTAATGGCCTCTCGTGGACGAGGTCGTACAACATTCATGAGGAGAGAGTAGGAATGAGCGACCAACCGATAACCATGCCGAGTTCATGGCGGCAATGGCGAATCTTGCAAACATCATGGGGACTACTGCTACTACGACTCCACAAGCTGTCCAGAGGTTAGGCCAATCGGCCGGAAACGGAAATGGAAATGGTGAAGGAAATGTGAATGAGAATGTGGGAGGAAACAGAGATAACATGGGGGGTGCTCCGATGACCTTGGCGACCTTTCTCAAGGTTCATCCTCCGAGTTTTCGAGGTTCAACTAATCCCACGGAAGCGGATAACTGGTTCCAAACTATGGAACGCGCACTGCAAGTGCAGCATGTCCCACATAACCAATACGTAGAGTTTTCTGCTTACCAACTTCGGGAAGAGGCCCGGCATTGGTGGCAGGCAGAATGCCACTTGCTACAGCTCCAGGATGCAGATGTTCCTTGGGATGTGTTCCAAACGGCCTTCTACAAGAAGTATtttcctgagtctgcaagggaagcaaaggagatggaacttatgTAGCTGAAGCAAGGTCCCTTGTCTATGGCAGATTATACGAGCAAGTTTGAGGAACTTTGTAGGATCTCTAGGGAATGTCAAGGTGCCTAAAAACCTATGAGAGCTAGAAGTGTATCACGTATCAAAGAGATTTGAGGGACGGCATCATGACTGTtgtggctcctatggagattCGTGTTTTCTCTGATTTGGTGAACAAGGCAAAAGTGGTTGAACAATACGCGAAAATGGTAGCCTCGTCAAAGGAGACTTCTGGAGGAGATACTAGTAGGGTGCGTGACGATCATCTTGGACCAAGGGGACagaattttaaaagaaatgaacACACTCCTCAATATCTGTAAGGTCAAAGGGATTTTAGAAAGAACAACAATGTTCAGTTCCACATGGCAAAGGGAGATGGTCGATGCTACACTTGCGGATTACCAGGGCACCTTGCTAAGGACTCCCGTAGAGGGAGGAAACCGAGGTGTGGGTAAGAGTCAGCAACTAGGCCATGTGTTTGATTTGGAGGCACGTGAGGCAACGAAGTCGGATCCTCCGACGAGAGGTAAGCATATGTTTTGAGTCTTATATTACCTGGACCTGAGGTTAGTTTGGTTCTATCTTTTGTAAAGTCGTCGTTAGAATTTCAAGAGTTTAGAGTTTTGTTTGAAGTAAACCATGGGGAAAGGAAGATTCTAGCTGCGGTAGCCGAGGATTTTGGACTTGTGATGACGAACGATCCGAGTTGGCGTGCCGGAATGGTTACCTGGTATGACTAAAAGTCTTGGCGGTTCCCTGTGTGGGCAATGGGTGCGGTTCAGCACTAGTGGCAATGGAAATACCGACTAACGTCCTTGCGGTTTTTAACTATGATTTTGCCGTTTTAAGATTTAGAGTGATTTTCAAATCTAGTTTGGAGCTTTGGTttaactgatttggttttgaaactaggaTTTGAACTTTTGATCAAATGATACGATTTAAAAAGGAAGGTGGGTTGTGTGATTTTAATAACTTGTGATCTTGGTTTGCAAATTTATCTTATCAAAAAGGGATTCAAATTGAAAGGTTTCGATTTAAGAATAAATGATTTTTTGAGCCTTTTGAAAAAGCTTTCATAATGAACTGGCTTAGATTGAACTTGTTTTCACAGCTTTGCGAAATATTACAAAAGCAatttttggttttgaaactaCGTCGAAAATTCTTGGTTTGGAAGATATTGtttaaaaagaaaagtgagttctCCGATTATGTTCATTTGTGAATTTGGTTTCCAAATTATCTTATCGGAAGGAATTCAAACTGAcaagtttttttatttaagaaaactaTAATTTCAAGTGTTTGACTTACTAGTAAATGATTTTTGACTCCTTTGAAAGAGCTTTAACAATGAACTCATTTAGAATAaacttgttttaaaggttttgaagAATATTACAAATTCGatattttggtttaaaagaaaggATTTTCAAATTTCTAGTGActataatcagagtgacgcaacGGAAGTTGTACACCAAGTTGTcgaagtgtgagttctggaagggAGAAGTGAAGCTCTTAGGTCATGTGATAAGCAAGGGAGGAATGACTATAGATCCTTATAAGGTAGAAACGGTGATGGGATGGGAAAGATCAACAATGGTGACGGACGTCAGGAGCTTCTTGGGTTTAGTCGGATAGTACCGGAGACTTATTGAAGGATTTTCCCAGATTGCATTACCGATGACTAGGTTGACAAGAAAGGAAGCACGTTTGTTTAGATGTCGGAGTGTGTTGAGAGTTTTCAGACTTTGAAGCAGAAGTTAACTTCAGCACCTGTTTTAATCTTGTCAGAAATGCATGAACCGTTTGAAATATACTATGATGCTTCTCTAAAGGGTTTAAGctgcgtgttgatgcaacaccggagTATGGTGGCTTACGCATCGCATCAGTTGGGACTGCATGAGGTGAACTATTCAACTCATGATCTGGAATTAGCGATGATTGTGTTTGCACTGGAGATTTAGAGACACCACCTGTGCAGAGTGAGGTTTAGCATCTTTTCTTATCAAAAGAGTCTCAAGTATGTCTTTGATCAGAAAAAGCTTGAAATGCGTTGGAGAAGACGGTTGGAGTTGCTAAAGGATTATGATTCTGAACTGAGTTATCACCTTTTTGGAAAGGCAAAGGTGGTCGCAGGTGCATTGGGTCGGAAATCTTTAACAATTGCTTGGGTGAGAATCAAGGAAGAGGAGTTAGTGGATAAGCTTGTGGATCGTAAGCTGGACATTGGTGAGGTGGCCGGAAGAGCTTTTTTGAGCCAGTTGCAGATTTCAAGCACATTTACGACGAAGATTTAGAGGGCTCAGCAAGATGAGTGGAAGCTTCAAAAATTGTTGCAACCAGTTGGTGATAAGAGGCGTGAAGAATTCACTAAGGAGGGTGAGAGATTGTGGAGAGATAAGGGGAGAGTTGGCAAACAGGATGTCGGAAGTTTGAGACAAGACTTGTTGTCGGGGACTCACTACAGTGGATTTTCTGTTCATCCCGGAAGCACGAAGAGGTATTATaacttaaagaagatgttctggtggcctaggatgaaaggtgatgtagcTACAGTGGCATCCAAGTGTTTGACATGTCAGAAGGCGAAGATAGAGCATCAAGAGCTGTCAGGAATGATACAGCCTCTTGAGATTCTTCAGTGGAAGTGGACTATGATGCGATTTGGGTGATCGTGGTTTGCTTAACCAAATtcgctcattttctgcctatccgaGTGAACTATTCTATGGAGGAGTTGGCAAGAGAGAACATAGACACGGTAGGACTCTGTGATGTGGATATATTGCATAACTCagattttcgaggacgaaaatctTATTAAGGAAGGGTGGATGTAAGAACCTGTGTTTTCACataaaaccattttaataaaataattttagtgcccggaatagattcaaaatttagaagttttaatttgaaaataaaaatgtgaaaatttgatttcagtgaatttttctaagTTGGAAAATGTACCTTTTCGGaaagattttttttgtaaaaatgcatattgatgcttaagctggcagtaccggctctagacTGTTCAGAACCGtgtattttagaaaataatatttagaaaattgatttgttgttttgaaaggacaaaaataatgttagaatcgaaaaccggacactaatcttaaaggttttggctcaaAGTGGGCAAACGGATCAAAAAT
Coding sequences within it:
- the LOC112803521 gene encoding uncharacterized protein, giving the protein MRWRRRLELLKDYDSELSYHLFGKAKVVAGALGRKSLTIAWVRIKEEELVDKLVDRKLDIVGDKRREEFTKEGERLWRDKGRVGKQDVGSLRQDLLSGTHYSGFSVHPGSTKRYYNLKKMFWWPRMKGDVATVASKCLTCQKAKIEHQELSGMIQPLEILQWKWTMMRFG